One Palaemon carinicauda isolate YSFRI2023 chromosome 5, ASM3689809v2, whole genome shotgun sequence DNA window includes the following coding sequences:
- the LOC137640544 gene encoding uncharacterized protein gives MGNSLNSVSDAKENLKDHHVRAALQEDKGKETTLMAWGMEDFTQKNNNYIGVISGLHVNYGKGNEQLKETYIVKLSAPQATKALRDMVTQGYKKEILFYQELLPCLNSELKRVGLNPLLTPECLYANQDSENSVLILTDLRRKNFKKFPGKGCLDISHTHLALQELARFHASSLLLKAAQGPHFEAKYDFLDTEWYNVTEDAIAFFIALFDRNIENAVAILKVLRGDDRVISWLQKIKSSVYKILEDMMKRDTAFTTLCHGDCLSNNILFRYDEDGNPSEALLLDFQIARRASLVTDLHLLLNISVYGADRKKNLEDFLRTYYNSFKQVMEAAGLETPFQLDELLQEYKNKTLFGTLWSLAVIPMIASGGELADWTVSEGRATSEEASGEQASVDSKTSGKHEEMRARFLPVFDELIDQGIIS, from the exons a TGGGGAACAGCCTCAACTCTGTATCTGATGCAAAGGAAAATCTGAAAGACCACCATGTTAGAGCAGCCCTCCAAGAAGATAAAGGAAAAGAGACAACATTGATGGCATGGGGCATGGAGGACTTCACACAGAAAAATAACAATTACATAGGTGTGATAAGTGGTTTGCATGTCAACTATGGAAAAGGCAATGAACAGCTTAAAGAAACTTACATAGTCAAGCTGAGTGCACCTCAGGCAACAAAAGCACTTAGGGATATGGTCACTCAGGGATACAAGAAGGAAATTCTTTTTTACCAAGAACTGCTCCCTTGCTTGAATTCAGAGCTTAAAAGAGTGGGCTTGAATCCACTCTTAACTCCAGAATGTCTCTATGCCAACCAAGATTCAGAAAACTCAGTACTGATTCTAACAGACCTTCGACGCAAAAACTTCAAGAAATTTCCTGGCAAGGGCTGTTTAGATATTAGCCATACACATCTAGCCCTTCAAGAGTTGGCAAGATTTCATGCTAGTTCTCTGCTGCTCAAGGCTGCTCAAGGACCACATTTTGAAGCCAAGTATGATTTCTTGGATACAGAATGGTATAATGTGACTGAGGATGCAATTGCTTTCTTCATTGCGTTGTTTGACAGAAATATTGAAAATGCTGTTGCCATACTGAAAGTCCTACGAGGGGATGATAGAGTAATTAGTTGGCTACAAAAAATCAAGAGTTCTGTGTATAAGATCTTAGAAGATATGATGAAGAGAGATACTGCCTTCACTACTTTGTGTCACGGGGACTGTCTAAGCAATAATATTCTATTCAG GTATGATGAGGATGGAAATCCATCTGAGGCATTACTGCTCGATTTTCAGATAGCGCGTCGAGCGTCACTTGTCACAGACCTTCATCTACTCTTGAATATTAGCGTTTATGGAGCTGATCGGAAGAAGAATCTCGAGGACTTCCTCCGAACATATTACAACTCCTTTAAACAAGTCATGGAAGCAGCTGGACTGGAAACACCATTCCAGTTAGATGAACTTCTCCAAGAATATAAGAACAAAACATTGTTTGGTACACTGTGGTCACTGGCTGTGATACCAATGATAGCTAGTGGTGGAGAACTTGCTGACTGGACAGTTTCTGAGGGGAGAGCCACTTCAGAAGAAGCAAGTGGAGAACAAGCTTCTGTTGACTCAAAAACATCTGGCAAACATGAGGAAATGCGAGCTCGTTTCTTGCCAGTATTTGATGAACTCATAGATCAGGGAATAATTAGTTAA
- the LOC137641448 gene encoding uncharacterized protein isoform X1, with protein MSTATDSTGTSETLITEENVVKALKVDKGSEAVLKSWKVVDFTKRGDNYACLVTSVEVKYSTNEKQDCEVSYVVKLNPQRKFGDFQEAEPFIFEKEGKFYEELVPALNEAITSTGQKPLRYPKCFLVSLEEGKEQIFFEDLRARGFKMYDRRKGLDEPHITLVVSELARLHSASHLLRKKILNVESVASAYEWLGKDFTSFGANCKDLFISWIKRSVDTSVMMLETIGGYETAINWLKSIKPDVEYYMTSYLQSKKFTSVCHGDIWNNNMVFRYDEEGCPVEVTLLDLQINREASPATDLSYFLYTSVNGDVRKPNLDRFLSLYHSTYEEVLEAGGMQMYFTKEEITEEFRSKSVYGILFALVIIPLFLLEPEEVPEMSETDVETLMQDLKTLALQKLKTNPLCKPRFLALFDEFMESGLIS; from the exons A tgTCAACTGCAACAGATTCTACCGGTACATCTGAGACTCTGATTACTGAAGAAAATGTTGTAAAAGCTCTAAAGGTTGATAAGGGAAGTGAAGCTGTCTTGAAATCCTGGAAAGTTGTTGACTTCACCAAGCGAGGAGATAACTACGCCTGTCTAGTAACGAGCGTAGAAGTCAAATACTCTACAAATGAAAAACAAGATTGCGAAGTCTCTTATGTCGTGAAGTTAAACCCCCAGAGGAAGTTTGGAGACTTTCAAGAAGCAGAGCCTTTCATTTTTGAGAAAGAAGGGAAGTTTTATGAAGAACTTGTGCCAGCCCTAAACGAAGCGATTACCTCTACAGGTCAAAAGCCTCTTCGTTACCCAAAGTGTTTCCTCGTTTCCTTAGAAGAGGGGAAAGAACAAATCTTTTTCGAGGACCTCAGAGCCAGAGGCTTTAAAATGTATGACAGACGGAAAGGTTTAGATGAGCCACACATCACTCTGGTCGTCTCAGAGCTAGCCAGACTTCACAGTGCATCTCACCTCTTGAGGAAGAAGATTCTAAATGTGGAGTCTGTAGCATCTGCATATGAATGGCTTGGAAAAGACTTCACGTCATTCGGTGCAAATTGCAAAGATCTGTTTATATCGTGGATAAAACGAAGTGTTGATACTAGTGTGATGATGTTGGAAACAATTGGCGGATATGAGACAGCAATTAACTGGCTTAAATCCATCAAACCTGATGTTGAGTACTACATGACGTCTTATCTTCAGAGTAAGAAATTCACCAGTGTATGCCATGGGGATATTTGGAACAATAACATGGTATTCAG ATATGACGAAGAAGGCTGTCCCGTGGAAGTTACGTTGCTGGACCTCCAGATAAACCGCGAAGCTTCTCCAGCAACTGACTTGAGTTACTTCCTGTACACCAGCGTCAACGGAGATGTGAGGAAACCGAACCTCGACCGATTCCTGTCCCTGTATCATTCAACCTACGAAGAAGTCCTCGAAGCGGGTGGTATGCAGATGTACTTTACCAAAGAGGAAATCACCGAAGAATTCAGAAGCAAGAGCGTGTACGGCATTCTCTTCGCGTTGGTGATCATACCTCTATTTCTGCTGGAACCCGAAGAAGTTCCAGAGATGTCGGAAACAGATGTTGAAACCCTTATGCAGGATTTGAAGACATTGGCCTTGCAGAAGCTTAAAACGAATCCTCTTTGCAAGCCTCGTTTTCTGGCCCTCTTTGACGAGTTCATGGAAAGTGGTCTGATTTCCTGA
- the LOC137641448 gene encoding uncharacterized protein isoform X2: protein MSTATDSTGTSETLITEENVVKALKVDKGSEAVLKSWKVVDFTKRGDNYACLVTSVEVKYSTNEKQDCEVSYVVKLNPQRKFGDFQEAEPFIFEKEGKFYEELVPALNEAITSTGQKPLRYPKCFLVSLEEGKEQIFFEDLRARGFKMYDRRKGLDEPHITLVVSELARLHSASHLLRKKILNVESVASAYEWLGKDFTSFGANCKDLFISWIKRSVDTSVMMLETIGGYETAINWLKSIKPDVEYYMTSYLQSKKFTSVCHGDIWNNNMVFRYDEEGCPVEVTLLDLQINREASPATDLSYFLYTSVNGDVRKPNLDRFLSLYHSTYEEVLEAGGMQMYFTKEEITEEFRSKSVYGILFALVIIPLFLLEPEEVPEMSETDVETLMQDLKTLALQKLKTNPLCKPRFLALFDEFMESGLIS, encoded by the exons tgTCAACTGCAACAGATTCTACCGGTACATCTGAGACTCTGATTACTGAAGAAAATGTTGTAAAAGCTCTAAAGGTTGATAAGGGAAGTGAAGCTGTCTTGAAATCCTGGAAAGTTGTTGACTTCACCAAGCGAGGAGATAACTACGCCTGTCTAGTAACGAGCGTAGAAGTCAAATACTCTACAAATGAAAAACAAGATTGCGAAGTCTCTTATGTCGTGAAGTTAAACCCCCAGAGGAAGTTTGGAGACTTTCAAGAAGCAGAGCCTTTCATTTTTGAGAAAGAAGGGAAGTTTTATGAAGAACTTGTGCCAGCCCTAAACGAAGCGATTACCTCTACAGGTCAAAAGCCTCTTCGTTACCCAAAGTGTTTCCTCGTTTCCTTAGAAGAGGGGAAAGAACAAATCTTTTTCGAGGACCTCAGAGCCAGAGGCTTTAAAATGTATGACAGACGGAAAGGTTTAGATGAGCCACACATCACTCTGGTCGTCTCAGAGCTAGCCAGACTTCACAGTGCATCTCACCTCTTGAGGAAGAAGATTCTAAATGTGGAGTCTGTAGCATCTGCATATGAATGGCTTGGAAAAGACTTCACGTCATTCGGTGCAAATTGCAAAGATCTGTTTATATCGTGGATAAAACGAAGTGTTGATACTAGTGTGATGATGTTGGAAACAATTGGCGGATATGAGACAGCAATTAACTGGCTTAAATCCATCAAACCTGATGTTGAGTACTACATGACGTCTTATCTTCAGAGTAAGAAATTCACCAGTGTATGCCATGGGGATATTTGGAACAATAACATGGTATTCAG ATATGACGAAGAAGGCTGTCCCGTGGAAGTTACGTTGCTGGACCTCCAGATAAACCGCGAAGCTTCTCCAGCAACTGACTTGAGTTACTTCCTGTACACCAGCGTCAACGGAGATGTGAGGAAACCGAACCTCGACCGATTCCTGTCCCTGTATCATTCAACCTACGAAGAAGTCCTCGAAGCGGGTGGTATGCAGATGTACTTTACCAAAGAGGAAATCACCGAAGAATTCAGAAGCAAGAGCGTGTACGGCATTCTCTTCGCGTTGGTGATCATACCTCTATTTCTGCTGGAACCCGAAGAAGTTCCAGAGATGTCGGAAACAGATGTTGAAACCCTTATGCAGGATTTGAAGACATTGGCCTTGCAGAAGCTTAAAACGAATCCTCTTTGCAAGCCTCGTTTTCTGGCCCTCTTTGACGAGTTCATGGAAAGTGGTCTGATTTCCTGA
- the LOC137640545 gene encoding uncharacterized protein — protein MELQLNAKEALTDVHLKAALQKDKGPAAQLLSWTLKEVQEKSDDIIGVVSKVRVSYRMGVKELTVNYITKMIPLQPMKALKDMLTQGCRKELLFYQELLPALNAQLRAVGLEPLRTPKHLYLNHNPDEMLLIMKDLRSQGFQKFRDKNCFDVPHTNLILQELARLHASSLLLEANIGRRNFDIKYGFLEKEWYNVTDDATAFFKTLFEGNIENTVAILKPLEPDESVVRWLRNIKPDVYSILNEQKQRNHAFTTVCHADCITTNMMFRYDDEGYPYEVALLDFQQVRKSSLATDISLLLYICVSGTDRKKNLRGFLQSYFTSFRNVMDAGGVRVPFTFEDLLREYEDKILFGVLWSLSVIPMLAGREEEEEEEEEEEGDDGDDLEKGEQQVGAVVQAEVAKCKLRKDDAKMAAIDSEIHKRFIPIFEELVERRIIR, from the exons ATGGAACTACAACTGAATGCCAAAGAAGCTTTGACGGACGTCCATCTGAAGGCAGCTCTGCAGAAGGACAAGGGTCCTGCCGCTCAGTTGCTCTCGTGGACTCTGAAGGAGGTTCAGGAAAAGTCAGACGACATCATAGGAGTTGTATCTAAGGTCAGAGTTAGCTACAGGATGGGCGTCAAAGAACTTACGGTGAATTACATAACTAAGATGATCCCACTGCAGCCTATGAAGGCATTAAAAGATATGCTCACTCAAGGGTGCAGGAAAGAACTGCTTTTCTACCAAGAGCTTTTACCTGCACTGAATGCACAGCTAAGAGCAGTAGGTCTTGAGCCTCTTCGTACTCCCAAACACTTGTACTTGAACCACAATCCAGACGAAATGCTTCTTATCATGAAGGATCTTCGCTCTCAAGGATTCCAGAAGTTTAGGGACAAAAACTGCTTTGATGTTCCACATACCAATCTCATCCTTCAAGAACTGGCTAGACTTCACGCTAGTTCTCTTTTGCTGGAAGCAAACATTGGGAGGCGGAACTTTGACATCAAGTATGGCTTCCTTGAAAAGGAATGGTACAATGTAACAGATGACGCTACGGCATTTTTCAAGACACTCTTTGAAGGAAACATCGAAAATACTGTTGCTATATTAAAACCTTTAGAGCCTGATGAAAGTGTTGTCAGATGGTTAAGAAATATCAAGCCTGATGTCTACTCAATACTCAATGAGCAGAAACAGAGAAACCACGCTTTCACTACAGTGTGTCATGCTGACTGCATCACAACCAACATGATGTTCAg ATACGACGACGAGGGATATCCCTATGAAGTTGCTCTGCTTGACTTCCAGCAAGTAAGGAAGTCCTCTCTGGCAACTGACATCAGCCTTCTTCTCTACATCTGCGTTAGTGGAACAGACAGGAAAAAAAATTTGCGGGGATTTCTTCAGTCTTACTTTACTTCTTTCCGAAACGTGATGGATGCTGGAGGGGTTAGAGTGCCTTTCACATTTGAAGACCTTTTGAGAGAATACGAAGATAAAATCCTCTTCGGAGTTCTCTGGTCCTTGTCAGTGATACCAATGTTAGCAGggagggaagaagaagaggaagaggaagaagaagaagaaggcgatgATGGAGATGATTTAGAAAAAGGAGAACAACAAGTAGGGGCTGTAGTACAGGCAGAGGTAGCAAAATGTAAACTAAGAAAAGACGACGCCAAAATGGCTGCCATTGATTCTGAAATACATAAACGATTCATTCCCATTTTCGAGGAGTTGGTGGAACGCCGAATAATACGGTAG